A genomic segment from Nicotiana tabacum cultivar K326 chromosome 9, ASM71507v2, whole genome shotgun sequence encodes:
- the LOC142163892 gene encoding uncharacterized protein LOC142163892 codes for MEPMQKARKLEGYRRKIGMLHAFVNVSNKIWVFVDEDHGVDFLINMEQQMTMKLTNMDTQVSFIVMFSYAKCDAIECIELWDNMYNLTRDMSLPWLVKGDFNVIWDEEEKFGGLPVSLNEVNDFRHCINIYNLTDLGFKGRSDHNPILLTCIADATAIKKAFKFLNIWTKHHTFTDLVKENWKADFVGDPFFTFNYKLKRLKKALSTWSRATYGDIFQKIASLEEINGRRKRLQLKRVQNDASNWLEDKAEMADEAVRFDQTQFHEDSVPTAFGILDHVSAMVDNNQNL; via the exons ATGGAACCAATGCAAAAGGCAAGGAAGCTAGAAGGATATAGAAGGAAAATTGGAATGTTGCACGCTTTTGTTAATGTTtcaaataagatatgggtgtttgtagatgaagatcatggagtaGATTTTCTGATCAACATGGAGCAACAAATGACTATGAAGCTAACAAATATGGACACTCAAGTCTCATTCATTGTTATGTTTTCTTATGCGAAATGTGATGCCATCGAATGTATTGAGTTATGGGACAACATGTATAATTTGACTAGGGATATGTCATTGCCTTGGCTTGTGAAGGGTGATTTCAATGTCATTTGGGATGAAGAGGAGAAATTTGGTGGACTGCCTGTTTCACTAAATGAGGTTAATGACTTTCGACATTGCATCAATATTTATAACCTCACTGATCTAGGCTTCAAAGGGA GGTCTGATCATAACCCTATTTTGTTGACATGTATTGCTGATGCTACTGCAATAAAAAAAGCATTTAAGTTCCTCAATATTTGGACAAAGCATCATACTTTCACGGATTTGGTTAAAGAAAACTGGAAAGCAGACTTTGTTGGGGAtccttttttcacttttaattaCAAGTTGAAGAGGTTGAAGAAGGCTTTATCAACATGGAGCAGGGCAACTTATGGtgatatttttcagaaaatagcaAGCTTAGAAGAG ATTAATGGTCGAAGGAAAAGGCTACAATTGAAAAGGGTGCAGAATGATGCTAGCAATTGGCTAGAAGACAAGGCAGAGATGGCTGATGAGGCAGTAAGATTTGATCAAACTCAGTTCCATGAAGATTCAGTTCCTACTGCCTTTGGAATACTAGATCATGTATCTGCTATGGTGGACAATAATCAGAATCTATAA